Proteins from one Gallus gallus isolate bGalGal1 chromosome 15, bGalGal1.mat.broiler.GRCg7b, whole genome shotgun sequence genomic window:
- the RAN gene encoding GTP-binding nuclear protein Ran isoform X1 — MAAQGEPQVQFKLVLVGDGGTGKTTFVKRHLTGEFEKKYVATLGVEVHPLVFHTNRGPIKFNVWDTAGQEKFGGLRDGYYIQAQCAIIMFDVTSRVTYKNVPNWHRDLVRVCENIPIVLCGNKVDIKDRKVKAKSIVFHRKKNLQYYDISAKSNYNFEKPFLWLARKLIGDPNLEFVAMPALAPPEVVMDPALAAQYEQDLQIAQTTALPDEDDDL, encoded by the exons ATGGCCGCCCAAGGAGAGCCCCAAGTGCAGTTTAAG CTTGTCCTGGTTGGCGATGGTGGCACTGGTAAAACAACATTTGTAAAACGTCATTTGACTGGTGAATTTGAGAAGAAATACGTAG CAACATTGGGTGTTGAAGTTCATCCACTGGTATTCCATACTAATAGAGGCCCTATTAAATTTAATGTATGGGACACAGCTGGCCAGGAGAAGTTTGGTGGTCTGCGAGATGGCTATTACATCCAAG ctcaGTGTGCCATTATAATGTTTGATGTAACATCAAGAGTTACTTACAAGAATGTACCTAACTGGCATAGAGACCTGGTACGGGTATGTGAAAACATCCCTATAGTGTTGTGTGGCAACAAAGTGGATATTAAGGACAGAAAAGTCAAGGCAAAATCCATTGTCTTCCACAGGAAGAAGAATCTCCAG tattatgACATTTCAGCCAAGAGTAACTACAACTTTGAGAAGCCGTTCCTCTGGCTTGCTAGGAAGCTAATTGGAGATCCTAACTTGGAATTTGTTGCCATGCCTGCTCTTGCACCACCTGAAGTTGTTATGGACCCAGCACTGGCAGCACAGTATGAGCAAGACTTACAG ATTGCTCAAACCACTGCACTGCCAGATGAAGATGATGACCTGTGA
- the STX2 gene encoding syntaxin-2 isoform X2, with the protein MKDRLADLAECKGNEDGETVIVEKDHFMDDFFQQVEEIRNNITKIAQNVEEVKKQHSIILSAPNPEGRTKEELEELNEEIKKTANKIRARLKAIEQSVDQSENANRTSVNVRIRKTQHSVLAHKFVEVMTEYNETQTLFRERSKGRIQRQLEITGKTTTDEELEEMLESGNPSIFTSDIISDSQITRQALNEIESRHKDIMKLESSIRELHEMFMDMAMFVETQGEMINNIEKNVMNATDYVEHAKEETKKAVKYQSKARRKLIFIIICVTVLLLILGIILATTLS; encoded by the exons ATGAAGGACCGGCTGGCTGACCTGGCAGAG tgtaaaggaaatgaagatgGAGAGACTGTTATTGTTGAAAAAGACCATTTTATGGATGACTTTTTCCAACAG gTTGAGGAAATTAGAAATAACATAACAAAAATAGCACAAAATGTGgaagaagtgaaaaaacagcacagcattATCTTGTCAGCCCCAAATCCTGAAGGGA gaacgAAAGAGGAACTTGAAGAATTaaatgaggaaataaagaagACTGCTAATAAAATCCGAGCTAGGTTAAAAG CTATTGAACAAAGCGTTGATCAGAGTGAAAATGCAAATCgaacatcagtgaatgtcagaaTAAGGAAAACTCAG CACTCTGTATTAGCTCACAAGTTTGTGGAGGTCATGACGGAATACAACGAGACCCAAACTCTTTTTCGAGAACGCAGCAAAGGTCGGATACAGAGGCAATTAGAGATAA CTGGAAAGACCACTACTGATGAGGAACTGGAAGAAATGTTAGAGAGTGGTAATCCTTCAATTTTCACTTCTGAC ATTATATCAGACTCCCAAATAACTAGGCAAGCTCTGAATGAAATTGAGTCACGGCACAAGGATATTATGAAACTGGAGTCCAGTATACGGGAACTACATGAAATGTTTATGGACATGGCTATGTTTGTTGAGACTCAG GGTGAAATGATCAACAACATAGAAAAGAACGTGATGAATGCAACAGATTATGTGGAACATGCTAAAGAAGAGACAAAGAAGGCGGTTAAATATCAAAGTAAAGCACGAAGG aaattGATATTCATAATTATATGTGTAACTGTACTACTTCTGATACTTGGAATTATCCTAGCAACAACACTATCATAG
- the STX2 gene encoding syntaxin-2 isoform X1, translated as MKDRLADLAECKGNEDGETVIVEKDHFMDDFFQQVEEIRNNITKIAQNVEEVKKQHSIILSAPNPEGRTKEELEELNEEIKKTANKIRARLKAIEQSVDQSENANRTSVNVRIRKTQHSVLAHKFVEVMTEYNETQTLFRERSKGRIQRQLEITGKTTTDEELEEMLESGNPSIFTSDIISDSQITRQALNEIESRHKDIMKLESSIRELHEMFMDMAMFVETQGEMINNIEKNVMNATDYVEHAKEETKKAVKYQSKARRKMWIIIIVSLVLIAVIEIDIHNYMCNCTTSDTWNYPSNNTIIASVF; from the exons ATGAAGGACCGGCTGGCTGACCTGGCAGAG tgtaaaggaaatgaagatgGAGAGACTGTTATTGTTGAAAAAGACCATTTTATGGATGACTTTTTCCAACAG gTTGAGGAAATTAGAAATAACATAACAAAAATAGCACAAAATGTGgaagaagtgaaaaaacagcacagcattATCTTGTCAGCCCCAAATCCTGAAGGGA gaacgAAAGAGGAACTTGAAGAATTaaatgaggaaataaagaagACTGCTAATAAAATCCGAGCTAGGTTAAAAG CTATTGAACAAAGCGTTGATCAGAGTGAAAATGCAAATCgaacatcagtgaatgtcagaaTAAGGAAAACTCAG CACTCTGTATTAGCTCACAAGTTTGTGGAGGTCATGACGGAATACAACGAGACCCAAACTCTTTTTCGAGAACGCAGCAAAGGTCGGATACAGAGGCAATTAGAGATAA CTGGAAAGACCACTACTGATGAGGAACTGGAAGAAATGTTAGAGAGTGGTAATCCTTCAATTTTCACTTCTGAC ATTATATCAGACTCCCAAATAACTAGGCAAGCTCTGAATGAAATTGAGTCACGGCACAAGGATATTATGAAACTGGAGTCCAGTATACGGGAACTACATGAAATGTTTATGGACATGGCTATGTTTGTTGAGACTCAG GGTGAAATGATCAACAACATAGAAAAGAACGTGATGAATGCAACAGATTATGTGGAACATGCTAAAGAAGAGACAAAGAAGGCGGTTAAATATCAAAGTAAAGCACGAAGG AAAATGTGGATTATTATCATTGTGTCACTGGTGTTGATTGCCGTAATTG aaattGATATTCATAATTATATGTGTAACTGTACTACTTCTGATACTTGGAATTATCCTAGCAACAACACTATCATAGCAAGCGTATTCTAA
- the STX2 gene encoding syntaxin-2, giving the protein MKDRLADLAECKGNEDGETVIVEKDHFMDDFFQQVEEIRNNITKIAQNVEEVKKQHSIILSAPNPEGRTKEELEELNEEIKKTANKIRARLKAIEQSVDQSENANRTSVNVRIRKTQHSVLAHKFVEVMTEYNETQTLFRERSKGRIQRQLEITGKTTTDEELEEMLESGNPSIFTSDIISDSQITRQALNEIESRHKDIMKLESSIRELHEMFMDMAMFVETQGEMINNIEKNVMNATDYVEHAKEETKKAVKYQSKARRKMWIIIIVSLVLIAVIGIIIGLSVGIR; this is encoded by the exons ATGAAGGACCGGCTGGCTGACCTGGCAGAG tgtaaaggaaatgaagatgGAGAGACTGTTATTGTTGAAAAAGACCATTTTATGGATGACTTTTTCCAACAG gTTGAGGAAATTAGAAATAACATAACAAAAATAGCACAAAATGTGgaagaagtgaaaaaacagcacagcattATCTTGTCAGCCCCAAATCCTGAAGGGA gaacgAAAGAGGAACTTGAAGAATTaaatgaggaaataaagaagACTGCTAATAAAATCCGAGCTAGGTTAAAAG CTATTGAACAAAGCGTTGATCAGAGTGAAAATGCAAATCgaacatcagtgaatgtcagaaTAAGGAAAACTCAG CACTCTGTATTAGCTCACAAGTTTGTGGAGGTCATGACGGAATACAACGAGACCCAAACTCTTTTTCGAGAACGCAGCAAAGGTCGGATACAGAGGCAATTAGAGATAA CTGGAAAGACCACTACTGATGAGGAACTGGAAGAAATGTTAGAGAGTGGTAATCCTTCAATTTTCACTTCTGAC ATTATATCAGACTCCCAAATAACTAGGCAAGCTCTGAATGAAATTGAGTCACGGCACAAGGATATTATGAAACTGGAGTCCAGTATACGGGAACTACATGAAATGTTTATGGACATGGCTATGTTTGTTGAGACTCAG GGTGAAATGATCAACAACATAGAAAAGAACGTGATGAATGCAACAGATTATGTGGAACATGCTAAAGAAGAGACAAAGAAGGCGGTTAAATATCAAAGTAAAGCACGAAGG AAAATGTGGATTATTATCATTGTGTCACTGGTGTTGATTGCCGTAATTGGTATAATTATTGGTTTGTCTGTTGGTATTCGGTGA